Proteins encoded together in one Thalassotalea crassostreae window:
- the hslU gene encoding HslU--HslV peptidase ATPase subunit translates to MSNMTPREIVHELDCHIIGQNDAKKAVAIALRNRWRRMQLDDELRAEVTPKNILMIGPTGVGKTEIARRLAKLANAPFIKVEATKFTEVGYVGKEVETIIRDLADMAVKLTKEQEMKRVKHLAEEAAEERILDVLIPNPRNNFGEEETTDNSSTRQVFRKKLREGKLDDKEIEIDVAQQQIGMEIMAPPGMEDMTNQLQGMFQNLSQDKTKKRKLKIKDAFKALQEEEASKLVNQDDLKEKAIYAVEQNGIVFIDEIDKICKRADTSGPDVSREGVQRDLLPLVEGSTVSTKHGMVKTDHILFIASGAFQMSKPSDLIPELQGRLPIRVELRALKVDDFVRILTEPNASLTEQYIALMATEGVKVEFTEDGIKSIATAAWQVNETTENIGARRLHTVMERLIEELSFSADSKSGQTISIDKAFVESKLDVLVKDEDLSRFIL, encoded by the coding sequence ATGTCAAATATGACTCCACGTGAAATTGTTCACGAACTAGATTGCCATATCATTGGTCAAAATGACGCTAAAAAAGCCGTCGCAATTGCATTGAGAAATCGCTGGCGCCGCATGCAACTTGACGATGAATTACGTGCAGAAGTAACGCCTAAGAATATTTTGATGATAGGTCCAACGGGTGTTGGTAAAACTGAAATTGCCCGCCGACTAGCCAAGCTAGCTAATGCACCATTTATCAAAGTGGAAGCGACCAAATTTACCGAAGTAGGTTATGTTGGTAAAGAAGTTGAAACCATTATTCGTGATCTTGCAGATATGGCAGTAAAGCTGACTAAAGAACAAGAGATGAAGCGAGTAAAGCATTTAGCCGAAGAAGCTGCTGAAGAACGCATTTTAGATGTTTTGATCCCTAACCCCCGCAATAACTTTGGTGAAGAAGAAACAACGGATAATTCATCGACTCGTCAGGTATTTCGTAAAAAGTTACGTGAAGGCAAATTAGACGACAAAGAGATTGAGATTGATGTTGCCCAGCAGCAAATTGGCATGGAAATCATGGCACCTCCTGGAATGGAAGACATGACCAACCAATTACAAGGTATGTTCCAAAACCTATCTCAAGATAAAACTAAAAAACGTAAACTGAAAATCAAAGACGCGTTTAAAGCATTGCAAGAAGAAGAAGCGAGCAAATTAGTTAATCAAGACGATTTAAAAGAAAAAGCGATTTATGCGGTAGAGCAAAATGGCATTGTCTTTATCGATGAGATTGACAAAATTTGTAAGCGCGCAGATACCTCTGGTCCTGATGTATCTCGCGAAGGTGTACAACGTGATTTACTACCATTAGTCGAAGGCTCAACAGTAAGCACTAAACATGGCATGGTAAAGACAGATCACATTTTGTTTATTGCCTCTGGTGCATTCCAGATGTCAAAACCGAGTGATTTAATTCCAGAATTACAAGGTCGTTTACCAATTCGTGTTGAGTTAAGAGCCCTTAAGGTTGATGACTTTGTTCGTATTCTTACCGAACCTAATGCGTCATTAACAGAGCAATACATTGCTCTTATGGCGACGGAAGGGGTGAAGGTTGAGTTTACCGAAGACGGTATTAAATCGATAGCTACTGCAGCATGGCAAGTAAATGAAACAACCGAAAACATTGGTGCCCGTCGTTTACATACAGTTATGGAACGCCTGATTGAAGAATTATCTTTTAGTGCGGACTCAAAAAGCGGTCAAACCATTAGTATTGATAAAGCATTCGTTGAATCTAAATTAGATGTGTTAGTTAAAGATGAAGACTTAAGTCGCTTTATTCTATAA
- the hslV gene encoding ATP-dependent protease subunit HslV — translation MTTIVSVRRNGKVCIGGDGQVSLGNTVMKGNARKVRRLYNDKVLAGFAGGTADAFTLFERFESKLEMHQGHLTKSAVELAKDWRSDRALRKLEAMLVVADETASLIITGNGDVVQPENDLIAIGSGGNYAQSAAIALLENTELSARDIVEKSLTIAGNICVFTNLNHTIDEI, via the coding sequence GTGACTACTATCGTATCTGTTCGACGTAACGGCAAAGTATGTATTGGCGGTGATGGCCAAGTTTCCCTAGGTAATACCGTAATGAAAGGTAACGCCCGTAAGGTTCGTCGTTTATATAATGACAAAGTATTAGCCGGTTTTGCTGGTGGTACAGCAGACGCTTTTACCCTGTTTGAACGTTTTGAAAGCAAACTTGAAATGCATCAAGGCCACTTAACTAAGTCAGCTGTTGAACTTGCCAAAGACTGGCGCAGCGACCGTGCACTTCGCAAGCTAGAAGCGATGTTAGTTGTTGCCGACGAAACCGCATCATTAATCATTACCGGTAACGGTGATGTTGTGCAGCCAGAAAATGATCTTATCGCAATCGGCTCAGGCGGAAACTACGCACAATCAGCAGCCATTGCGCTACTTGAAAATACTGAATTAAGCGCCCGTGATATCGTTGAAAAATCTTTAACTATCGCTGGCAATATCTGTGTGTTTACCAACTTAAATCACACTATTGACGAAATTTAA
- a CDS encoding SPOR domain-containing protein, which translates to MAHQDYISRPRTTKKKKNPYQKKAKGKKATPQNGMKAMINIFTIVAIIAAVVWALTSLRANKPDDVTVPEIELTPAETTKPKTKSSDLPEPPEDKWTYDDILEEREVSVEGTYETKSKGPQKLQCGSFRTSAKAEELKAKIAFSGLSSQVRKSNGKNGVWYKVVLGPYENKRGAEKAKHKLRANQINYCKIYPWT; encoded by the coding sequence ATGGCTCATCAAGATTACATTTCCCGTCCTCGTACGACAAAAAAAAAGAAAAACCCTTATCAAAAAAAAGCTAAGGGTAAAAAAGCTACGCCACAAAACGGTATGAAAGCAATGATCAATATCTTTACCATCGTAGCTATTATCGCTGCTGTGGTATGGGCGCTAACAAGTTTACGAGCGAATAAACCAGATGATGTCACGGTACCTGAAATAGAGTTAACGCCAGCGGAAACGACTAAGCCGAAAACAAAAAGCAGCGATTTACCTGAGCCGCCAGAAGACAAATGGACCTACGATGATATTTTAGAAGAGCGTGAAGTCTCTGTTGAAGGAACCTATGAAACAAAGTCTAAAGGACCGCAAAAATTACAATGTGGTTCGTTTAGAACATCAGCCAAAGCAGAAGAGTTAAAGGCAAAAATTGCATTTTCTGGGTTAAGCTCACAAGTTCGAAAATCTAATGGTAAAAATGGGGTTTGGTACAAAGTGGTTTTAGGACCGTACGAGAACAAACGCGGTGCTGAAAAAGCCAAACATAAATTACGCGCCAATCAAATTAATTACTGCAAAATTTATCCTTGGACTTGA
- the priA gene encoding primosomal protein N', with the protein MANKPNYLSVAVPVPMRQSFTYSIPDKLADLEFSIGDRVLIPFGNRQVVGIVLKTVFADELGDIGLGDIDKDKLKPIISRFDNTTRLSKEQVNFLNTCSRYYHHPIGDVISQALPVLLRQVKPVDLTPPACWRINDELSAADFEKTKATISKTAKKQVALLDYIANQQELTWPEIRLAGFTKAQINALLKKQLIFEDQIKLRPFSMSKAAVNEADKPQLSIEQSVIVSAINQQLDKFSCHLVDGITGSGKTEVYLQIIEQVLLNSKQVLILVPEIGLTPQTLSRFEKRFKVPVVLHHSGLNDNERLQTWSQVKQGQAGIVIATRSGVFSPLANPGIIVVDEEHDASLKQQEGFRYHARDLAILRARALNIPIVLGSATPSLETLQNGLQDKYQYHQLTKRAGKSSLASISLVDMNTEQVEFGLSGTLKAQIAKTLERGEQVLIFLNRRGFAPAISCEECNWICECQRCNKPYTLHQTQNLLVCHHCGSQKRIVRQCGECGSVRIKPLGQGTEQLEYRIQELFADYSSVRIDRDSTRRKGELAKLLEQVANKEHQILIGTQMLAKGHHFPDVTLVAILDVDGALFSYDFRAPEKMAQLLVQVSGRAGRESKPGKVIVQTRFPEHPLLQDLVNNGYGHFARYALIEREQAMLPPFSFQSLFRAEANYADLPMSFLRDISQGQFEQCMVSGPIAAAQEKKAGKYRFHLLLQAKSRNHLHQAVAQIIANIHCHPAQHKVRWSVDVDPQELSW; encoded by the coding sequence TTGGCTAATAAACCTAACTATCTGAGCGTTGCTGTTCCTGTGCCTATGCGGCAGAGTTTTACTTACTCGATCCCAGATAAATTGGCTGATCTAGAGTTTAGTATTGGCGATCGTGTGCTCATTCCATTTGGCAATCGACAAGTGGTAGGCATAGTTCTCAAAACAGTCTTTGCCGATGAGCTTGGTGATATAGGCCTTGGTGATATAGATAAGGACAAACTTAAACCAATAATTAGCCGATTTGATAACACTACTCGCCTATCGAAGGAGCAAGTTAATTTTCTAAATACCTGCTCCCGCTATTACCATCATCCAATTGGGGATGTTATCTCTCAAGCGTTGCCGGTATTACTTCGACAAGTAAAGCCTGTTGATTTAACGCCACCAGCATGTTGGCGAATAAATGATGAGCTATCAGCGGCAGATTTTGAAAAAACAAAAGCCACTATTAGCAAAACAGCGAAAAAACAAGTCGCTTTGCTTGACTATATTGCCAACCAACAAGAGTTAACTTGGCCAGAAATTCGACTGGCGGGTTTTACTAAGGCTCAAATTAACGCGCTACTAAAAAAACAGCTGATTTTTGAAGATCAAATTAAGCTGCGCCCATTTAGCATGTCTAAAGCAGCGGTAAATGAAGCTGATAAACCGCAATTATCCATTGAACAATCGGTAATTGTTTCTGCTATTAATCAGCAACTCGATAAGTTTTCTTGTCATTTAGTCGATGGCATCACCGGTAGTGGTAAAACCGAAGTGTATTTGCAAATAATTGAGCAAGTATTACTTAATAGCAAACAAGTACTGATTTTGGTTCCTGAAATTGGTTTAACGCCGCAAACCTTATCGCGTTTTGAGAAACGCTTTAAGGTACCGGTGGTCTTGCATCATTCTGGACTCAATGACAACGAACGCTTACAAACCTGGAGTCAGGTTAAGCAAGGACAGGCGGGTATTGTCATTGCCACTCGTTCGGGGGTATTTTCACCGTTAGCTAATCCCGGCATCATTGTTGTTGATGAGGAGCATGACGCGTCATTAAAACAACAAGAAGGGTTTCGATATCACGCTCGTGATTTAGCCATTTTAAGAGCACGAGCGCTGAATATTCCTATCGTGTTAGGTAGTGCCACACCATCGTTAGAAACACTGCAAAATGGTTTGCAGGATAAATACCAATACCATCAACTAACAAAGCGTGCAGGAAAAAGCAGCTTAGCAAGTATAAGTTTGGTTGATATGAACACCGAACAAGTTGAATTTGGCTTATCCGGTACATTAAAAGCACAAATAGCAAAGACTCTAGAACGCGGCGAGCAGGTCCTAATCTTTCTAAATCGACGTGGTTTTGCGCCGGCAATTTCTTGTGAAGAGTGTAATTGGATTTGTGAATGCCAACGTTGTAATAAACCCTATACATTGCATCAAACTCAGAACCTTTTGGTTTGTCATCATTGTGGTAGTCAAAAACGTATTGTTCGACAATGTGGTGAATGTGGTAGTGTTCGCATAAAGCCGCTCGGACAAGGTACTGAGCAGCTGGAATATCGAATCCAAGAATTATTTGCAGACTATTCGTCAGTGCGCATCGATAGAGATAGCACTCGTCGCAAAGGTGAATTGGCAAAACTATTGGAACAAGTGGCGAACAAAGAACATCAAATCTTGATTGGCACACAAATGTTAGCCAAAGGTCACCATTTTCCCGACGTGACCTTAGTTGCCATTCTAGATGTTGATGGCGCTCTGTTTAGTTATGACTTTAGAGCGCCAGAAAAAATGGCACAATTGTTAGTACAAGTATCAGGTCGCGCTGGACGAGAAAGTAAACCTGGTAAAGTTATTGTACAAACAAGGTTTCCTGAACATCCGTTACTACAGGACTTGGTTAATAATGGCTATGGTCATTTTGCTCGATATGCACTTATCGAAAGGGAACAAGCCATGCTACCACCATTTTCTTTTCAATCATTGTTTCGCGCTGAAGCAAACTATGCAGACTTACCCATGTCGTTTTTAAGGGATATAAGTCAAGGTCAATTTGAACAATGCATGGTTAGTGGTCCTATCGCTGCCGCACAAGAAAAGAAAGCCGGAAAATATCGCTTTCATTTGTTGTTACAGGCGAAGAGCCGCAATCATTTACACCAAGCGGTAGCGCAGATCATTGCCAATATCCATTGCCATCCGGCACAACATAAAGTACGTTGGTCAGTGGACGTCGATCCGCAAGAGTTATCTTGGTAG
- the rpmE gene encoding 50S ribosomal protein L31: MKDGIHPNYVAMKATCSCGHVIETRSTKGQDIYLDVCSECHPFYTGKQKAVETGGRVDKFNKRFSILSKK, from the coding sequence ATGAAAGACGGTATCCACCCAAATTATGTAGCCATGAAAGCAACTTGTTCTTGTGGTCACGTTATTGAAACTCGTTCAACTAAAGGCCAAGACATCTACTTAGATGTTTGTTCTGAATGTCACCCATTCTACACTGGTAAGCAAAAAGCTGTAGAAACTGGTGGTCGAGTAGACAAGTTCAACAAGCGTTTCAGCATCTTAAGCAAGAAGTAA
- the rraA gene encoding ribonuclease E activity regulator RraA, with the protein MEYNTSELCNLYADSIDVLEPMLSNYGGISSFGGSVVTIKCFEANGLISETVEQNGEGKVLVIDGGGSTRRALIDVYIAETAAKNGWQGIVCYGSVRDVDALEDIEIGIQAMVSIPVGADDSNVGEDDVAVNFAGVTILPDDFIYADNTGIILSQEALDID; encoded by the coding sequence ATGGAATACAACACGTCTGAGCTATGCAACCTTTACGCTGATTCTATCGATGTTTTAGAGCCAATGTTGAGCAATTATGGTGGCATCAGTTCGTTTGGTGGCAGTGTAGTGACAATAAAATGTTTTGAAGCGAATGGTTTGATCAGCGAAACCGTCGAGCAAAACGGTGAAGGTAAAGTCTTAGTTATCGATGGTGGTGGCTCTACGAGACGCGCGTTAATTGACGTATATATTGCAGAAACTGCGGCTAAAAATGGCTGGCAAGGTATCGTCTGCTACGGTAGTGTTCGCGATGTAGATGCACTAGAAGATATTGAAATTGGTATCCAAGCAATGGTTTCTATTCCAGTCGGAGCTGACGATAGTAATGTTGGAGAGGATGACGTTGCGGTGAACTTCGCCGGCGTAACTATTTTACCCGACGATTTTATCTATGCTGACAATACTGGCATTATCTTATCGCAAGAAGCGCTCGATATAGACTAG
- a CDS encoding acetoacetate decarboxylase family protein, whose product MKANNNIDVDLLDNLSEFNDPFFKQFTVNKRDTPLELTPSLSKDYLFPTFYGDTSCAIAVFLCDYEQAKKLLPHSSLKPVSMLKGRALITFSCYQYRNVLGVAPYNEIAMTIPVMTDDGIDMPLLPMVAEKLFKNFGYHVFHMPVTSLENQIRGRKIWGLPKVVDDINIDVVNDVSHIAATDEWGNEYFSLKVPTNGKPVAFDVRSNLYSVLDGKLKQSATQFKGEFNLIKHMDRLFKSGGDDPGVLKIGEGPYGDMLKKLKIEPQPFQFRHANSMNACFELPNKNFNG is encoded by the coding sequence ATGAAAGCTAACAATAATATAGATGTAGATTTACTTGATAACCTAAGTGAATTTAACGACCCTTTTTTCAAACAGTTTACTGTGAATAAAAGAGATACACCGCTGGAATTAACACCAAGCCTATCTAAAGACTATTTATTTCCAACTTTTTATGGCGATACATCGTGTGCAATCGCGGTTTTCCTTTGTGATTATGAACAAGCGAAAAAGCTTCTGCCGCATTCATCATTAAAACCTGTCAGCATGCTAAAAGGCCGAGCGTTAATTACCTTTTCCTGCTATCAATACCGAAATGTTTTAGGTGTAGCACCTTATAATGAAATAGCGATGACTATCCCGGTGATGACCGACGACGGTATTGATATGCCACTTCTACCGATGGTGGCGGAAAAATTATTTAAAAACTTTGGCTATCATGTATTTCATATGCCGGTAACGTCTTTGGAGAATCAAATCCGAGGTCGTAAAATTTGGGGCCTGCCAAAAGTAGTTGATGATATAAACATCGACGTTGTTAATGATGTAAGTCATATCGCGGCGACAGACGAGTGGGGCAATGAATATTTTTCGTTAAAAGTGCCAACTAACGGCAAACCAGTGGCTTTTGACGTGCGTTCAAACTTGTATTCGGTTCTAGATGGCAAACTAAAACAAAGTGCGACTCAATTTAAGGGAGAATTTAATCTTATCAAACATATGGATAGATTATTTAAATCTGGCGGAGATGATCCAGGCGTATTAAAGATAGGAGAAGGGCCTTACGGCGATATGCTGAAAAAGTTGAAAATAGAGCCTCAACCTTTCCAGTTTAGACATGCAAACTCTATGAATGCATGCTTTGAATTACCAAACAAAAACTTTAACGGTTAA
- the hutI gene encoding imidazolonepropionase: MSSSHSWQTLFINVNLATMTQGGTSYGEIENAALALSDGKIAWLGNIEQLPQYDTENVEVIDAQGKWITPGLIDCHTHIVYGGNRANEFELRLKGASYEEIAQNGGGIVSTVKATREATEDELFASAYKRLGALHNEGVTSLEIKSGYGLDLENEVKMLKVAARLQQSLPVSVQKTFLGAHALPVEYKDDSDGYIDLVCQQMIPEVANLNLADAVDVFCEGIGFSYEQTERVFKAAKEHGINVKVHAEQLSDLGGTELAAKYNALSSDHLEYLSLAGVKAMQQSGMTAVLLPGAFYFLRETKLPPVQMLRDNNVRIAIATDANPGSSPINSIQLMLNMACTLFRLTPTEALAGVTCNAARALGIQDKVGELAVGMDADIALWDIQQPAQLCYQYGVNPLSSLYKQGKKVI, translated from the coding sequence ATGTCTTCATCACATTCTTGGCAAACTCTTTTTATCAATGTAAACCTTGCGACTATGACTCAAGGTGGCACTTCCTATGGTGAAATTGAAAATGCGGCACTTGCTCTAAGTGACGGTAAAATTGCTTGGTTAGGTAATATCGAGCAACTGCCACAATACGACACAGAAAACGTTGAGGTGATCGACGCCCAAGGTAAATGGATCACCCCAGGTCTCATTGATTGTCATACTCATATTGTCTATGGCGGCAACCGTGCAAACGAATTTGAATTACGTCTAAAAGGCGCGAGTTATGAAGAGATTGCCCAAAATGGTGGCGGTATTGTTTCAACGGTAAAAGCGACGAGAGAAGCGACTGAAGATGAATTGTTTGCAAGTGCTTACAAACGTCTTGGCGCCCTACATAATGAAGGTGTAACAAGTTTAGAAATAAAATCTGGCTACGGTCTCGATTTAGAAAATGAAGTTAAAATGCTAAAGGTCGCAGCACGTTTACAACAAAGTTTACCGGTCAGCGTACAAAAAACATTTTTAGGTGCTCATGCATTGCCTGTCGAGTATAAAGATGACAGTGATGGCTATATCGATTTAGTTTGTCAGCAAATGATCCCGGAAGTTGCCAATCTTAATTTAGCCGACGCAGTTGATGTATTTTGTGAAGGTATAGGTTTTAGTTATGAGCAAACCGAACGCGTATTTAAAGCAGCTAAAGAACATGGCATTAATGTTAAAGTACACGCCGAACAATTGTCTGATTTAGGCGGTACTGAGTTAGCCGCTAAATACAATGCGCTTTCTAGTGATCATCTAGAGTATTTGTCTTTAGCTGGCGTCAAAGCAATGCAGCAAAGTGGCATGACTGCAGTATTGCTTCCAGGTGCTTTTTACTTCTTACGTGAAACTAAATTACCACCGGTACAGATGTTACGTGATAATAATGTGCGTATTGCAATTGCCACGGATGCTAACCCTGGCTCTTCTCCTATTAACTCGATTCAATTAATGCTGAATATGGCCTGCACCTTATTTAGATTAACGCCGACGGAAGCACTGGCAGGAGTTACTTGTAATGCCGCGCGTGCATTAGGCATCCAAGATAAAGTAGGCGAGTTAGCAGTAGGTATGGATGCTGATATTGCCCTTTGGGATATTCAACAACCGGCCCAATTGTGCTACCAATACGGTGTAAACCCATTAAGTAGCCTCTACAAACAAGGTAAGAAAGTTATCTAA
- a CDS encoding LytR/AlgR family response regulator transcription factor: MTKLKAIIVDDEPLALKLLRSKLSKFDELEIIAECKNGREAIQKTMDLAPDIIFLDIQMPGTDGFGVIKKLQTDVVPMVVFTTAFEQYALDAFDVHAVDYILKPIDEEHIQRAVTRAINRFNRGDGENSEDNKTRIIGAIDSINEKQTVETRFTSQFNDTEQGYDLQQAAVERKVVIKDRDDITLLKQADIEWIDAAGDYVCLHADGVTHIKRSTLKSLLEELDPSIFKRVHRSTIVNLNFIQKVIPHTKGEFFLKLGEYDQVKVSRNYRDVIKKFLTDM, from the coding sequence ATGACTAAATTAAAAGCTATTATCGTCGATGATGAACCACTTGCATTAAAACTGCTTCGCTCAAAGCTTAGTAAGTTTGACGAATTGGAAATAATTGCTGAATGTAAAAATGGTCGCGAAGCCATTCAAAAGACAATGGATTTGGCACCAGATATTATCTTTTTAGATATACAAATGCCTGGCACAGATGGCTTTGGAGTCATTAAAAAATTACAAACCGATGTTGTGCCTATGGTTGTTTTTACTACTGCTTTTGAACAGTATGCTTTAGATGCGTTTGATGTTCATGCGGTAGATTACATTTTAAAGCCTATCGATGAAGAGCATATCCAGCGTGCAGTAACACGAGCAATTAATCGCTTTAATCGTGGTGATGGCGAAAATAGTGAAGATAACAAAACGAGAATTATTGGTGCTATCGATAGTATCAATGAAAAGCAAACTGTTGAAACTCGATTTACCTCACAATTTAACGACACAGAGCAAGGTTATGACCTACAACAAGCAGCTGTAGAGCGTAAAGTCGTGATTAAAGACAGAGATGATATCACTTTGCTTAAACAAGCTGATATTGAATGGATTGATGCTGCTGGAGATTATGTTTGTTTGCATGCCGACGGCGTAACTCACATTAAACGCAGTACACTTAAAAGCTTATTAGAAGAATTAGATCCGAGTATCTTCAAGCGTGTGCATCGTTCGACCATCGTAAACCTTAATTTTATTCAAAAAGTAATTCCGCACACTAAAGGTGAATTCTTTCTAAAACTTGGTGAGTACGACCAGGTTAAAGTCAGCCGAAATTACCGCGATGTCATTAAAAAATTCTTAACGGATATGTAA
- a CDS encoding sensor histidine kinase — MSRRLFATLIGVIFISLVWTLIRMQIFIVMMVPEDNIWVEFGGWFFSSIFVFLSWTGVFYGVRYYQLLQLEHRIMLKAEAETKQELMKRIIAQTEAREAQIKMLRYQLNPHFLCNTLNAINALIETEESKIAQDMTVKLSKFLRYSLDHNPDNKIALRNEINALNLYLDIEKTRFGDRLALDFQVSSEAQNAKVPSLILQPVIENSMKHVIAQNEEGGTISLKADVIDDKLVLEMSDTGSGIKVGRSKLQISQGRGVGLRNIDERLKVLYRENFSFELNISASGGLKTTITIPYESAVSSS; from the coding sequence ATGAGCCGCAGATTATTCGCAACACTTATTGGTGTAATATTTATTTCATTGGTTTGGACTTTGATCCGAATGCAAATATTCATCGTAATGATGGTACCAGAGGATAATATTTGGGTTGAGTTTGGCGGTTGGTTTTTTTCTAGTATTTTCGTATTTTTGAGTTGGACAGGTGTCTTCTACGGCGTTAGGTATTATCAACTTTTGCAATTAGAACATCGCATCATGTTAAAGGCTGAAGCCGAAACCAAGCAAGAGTTAATGAAGCGAATTATTGCCCAAACTGAAGCTAGAGAAGCGCAAATTAAGATGTTGCGCTATCAATTAAACCCCCACTTTTTATGTAATACGTTAAATGCGATTAATGCGTTGATAGAAACGGAAGAATCTAAGATCGCACAAGATATGACAGTCAAATTGAGTAAGTTTTTACGCTACTCATTAGATCATAACCCCGATAATAAAATTGCTTTGCGCAACGAAATCAATGCATTGAATTTATATTTAGATATTGAAAAAACTCGCTTTGGCGACAGATTAGCACTGGATTTTCAAGTAAGCTCTGAGGCGCAAAATGCAAAGGTGCCGAGCTTGATTCTACAGCCAGTAATTGAAAACTCGATGAAACATGTGATTGCCCAAAATGAAGAAGGCGGTACGATTAGCCTCAAAGCTGATGTTATTGATGACAAGTTAGTTTTGGAAATGTCAGATACAGGCTCTGGTATTAAAGTGGGGCGCAGTAAATTACAGATATCTCAAGGCAGGGGCGTTGGACTTCGTAATATTGACGAACGTCTTAAGGTACTTTATCGTGAGAACTTCAGCTTTGAGTTGAACATCTCTGCATCGGGGGGGTTGAAAACTACGATCACCATCCCGTATGAATCAGCAGTTAGTTCATCATAA
- a CDS encoding glycosyl hydrolase has product MNIKHGSAICYSGYREDQNPRLGIYPSYDQVKEDLLILSKYWQHIRIYDCGPHADIVFNVLEGEKIDLKVMLGADIGAEVGNPNCPWGAQYSDSQLLENKNANEAQIERLIVLSKRYEAYISSVSIGNEASVDWSDHLVPVDRLIGYVRRIKEEIKLPVTFCENYLPWVEKLAPLVAELDFISIHTYPVWEYKTIEEAIDYTKQNYDFVANRYPDKQVVITEAGWATQSNGRGIETWNASPELQATYYQQLLDWSYSDNILIYVFEAFDEPWKGSDHPQEPEKHWGLFDVNRKPKKVMAELFKTSDKELTAAC; this is encoded by the coding sequence ATGAACATAAAGCATGGTAGCGCAATTTGCTATTCAGGTTACCGCGAGGACCAAAATCCACGACTAGGAATTTATCCAAGCTATGACCAAGTTAAAGAAGATTTATTAATATTATCAAAGTATTGGCAACACATTCGTATTTACGATTGTGGGCCACATGCAGATATTGTTTTCAATGTTCTTGAAGGCGAAAAAATTGATCTTAAAGTGATGTTAGGCGCTGATATTGGCGCAGAAGTTGGCAATCCAAACTGTCCTTGGGGAGCCCAATACTCAGATAGCCAATTGCTCGAAAACAAAAATGCAAATGAAGCGCAAATTGAACGTTTAATCGTGCTCTCAAAACGCTATGAGGCTTATATTTCTTCAGTTTCGATAGGCAATGAAGCCAGTGTTGATTGGAGTGATCACTTAGTACCCGTTGATCGCTTAATTGGTTATGTTCGTCGTATTAAAGAAGAGATAAAGCTACCGGTAACTTTCTGTGAAAATTATCTCCCTTGGGTTGAAAAACTTGCGCCGTTAGTTGCTGAGCTAGATTTTATTTCGATTCATACCTATCCGGTATGGGAGTATAAGACTATTGAAGAAGCAATTGATTATACAAAACAAAATTATGATTTTGTGGCTAACAGATACCCGGATAAGCAAGTCGTTATAACTGAAGCTGGTTGGGCTACTCAATCGAATGGTCGAGGTATTGAAACATGGAATGCATCGCCAGAGTTACAAGCGACATATTATCAGCAGTTACTTGATTGGAGTTACAGCGATAATATCTTGATTTATGTGTTTGAAGCCTTTGATGAACCTTGGAAAGGCTCTGACCATCCACAAGAGCCGGAAAAACATTGGGGTTTATTTGACGTAAATCGCAAACCTAAAAAAGTCATGGCGGAACTATTTAAGACTAGCGATAAGGAGCTGACAGCTGCTTGTTAG